The genomic interval ATTAGCCAAGAGTAAAAAAAGTTCTCTTAGTTTCAGGTTGGCAATATCCGGTGAATCGGCCCATGAAGAATCCTCAAAGTAGATCGACAGGCTGTTCAAAAAAGTTGTAAGGCCTGTAGTTGCTTTGAATTTAGAAAGATTAATATTATTGGAATCCTGTTGAGAGATCAGCTTGGAATGATCCCTTGAAAACCGATGGGCAACTTCATCAGAAAAAAAGAACAAGTAGCTTCTGTACTGCTCTTGTTTGCCAAACTTTTCTGACAACAGGTATCGCCCCTTACGCAGAAAAAATCCCTCTCCCTGCCCAATAGTAATTTGTTGCTTTTTCCCCAACACTTCTTTGTATCCGCTGGAGACAAAAACAATCAGGTTGTGATTGAGTCGGGTATTAACCCTTTCTATTTCTTGATTCTGGTGATAAGCCATAATCCTTACCCCATCATCCTGAATGCTGTCATGGGGAGAATCATCAAAAAGTTGGGGAACGTTAAATGTCACCATCTGGATTCACTTTTTGTAATTTTTATTAAACTATTAAAGATGGTAGTATTTGCACAGAATCATACAACGACCTCATTGCTGTTTTACAAAATGTCTCGTTCCGTATTCTATATAAAACTCATTCACTCTTTCCTGTTTGTCCTGATCGGCATCTGTACTATCTATGTTTTTATTACTGCTACTTTTGGTCACATCACCAATCTTACGTGGATTGCCTTTGGCATTGCCATAGTAGAATTACTAGCATTAATGCTCAACGGCTGGCGGTGCCCCCTCACTGATCTGGCCGAACAGCAAGGTGCCGAAGTAGGATCAGTAGCAGATTTATTTCTACCCAAATTAATTTCTGATCATTTGTTCACTATCTTTGGAATCCTGTTTGGCATAACATGCCTTCTTTTACTTTGGCGTACGACCGTTTAATGTTAAAAAAAATCACATTGTATTAAATGTAATGTGAATAAAAACATCAAATGAAGATGAGAAAAAGCTTTATATCTGCTGCATCAATTATCCTTTGGATAGCAGTAATAATAACTCAAGCGAATGCCCAGCAAAATGCTTCTATATCCGGCTTTGTAACTGATGAAAAAACCGGAGAACCCCTGCCCGGTGCCACAGTACAAATTGCAAGTACTACCACAGGCGACGCTACCGATAAAAACGGCTATTACAAAATTAGTAATATTTCGACCGGTACATATACAGTAAGAGTAAGTTTTGTAGGGTATCAACCTCAAACAAAATATAATGTTGTCGTTAAATCAGGGAGTAATCCAGACATCAATTTCAGCTTAAAACCGATAGTTCAAGAATTAGATAATATTACGATCTCCCCCGATCCTTATCAAAAACCAGCCGAAAATCCCCTCTCACGCAAAGAGTTGTCTCAGGTTCAGATAACTTCCTATCCCGGAGGCAATAATGATATCGCCAAAGTAGTACAATCTCTGCCCGGAGTATCGAGCTCAGTAGGCAGCTTTCGAAACGACATTATCATTCGGGGCGGAGGGCCAAGTGAAAATGTATACTATCTGGACGGCATCGAAATTCCGGTTATCAATCATTTTGCCACGCAGGGCAGTGCCGGCGGACCGGTAGGCCTGCTCAATGTCTCTTTTTTTGAAAACGTTAACCTAAGCACCAGTTCGTTCCCTGCTCGCTATGGCAATGTACTTTCGGGCGTATTACAGTTTGATCAGCGTAATGGCAATGCCCAAAATATAGCAGCCAACACACGCATAGGAGCCAGTGAAGCGGCCTTAACGGTTGAAGGCCCACTCTTTAAAGATGATGACGAAACGTATTCGAATACCACCTTTATCGCATCGGTCAGGCGCTCATATCTACAACTGCTGTTTCAGCTTATTGATCTGCCCTTTTTACCAGATTACTGGGATTACCAGTACAAACTTAACCACAAAATCAGTAACACTGATGAAATTAATATCACCGGGGTGGGATCTATCGATGATTTTCGTATTAATAAACCCGATAATATAACGGCTGAGCAACAAGCCACGCTCGATAAAATTCCAATCATTAAGCAAAATAGTACCACTCATGGTATTAGCTGGAAACACCGATTCGAGAACTACGATGGATTTCTGGAAACCAGCCTTAGCACCAGTATTTTTAATAATGATTTGCGTCGATATCGCGACAATGAAAACAAGCAGGGACTACTGCAAAGTACCAATTCTCGCGAATGGCTTTCAACACTAAGAAGCAGGTATAATCACTTTATTGGTAAGTGGAAGCTGGCCGGCGGCATAGAAACCAAAAGAGTAAGCTACTCGGCACGAACCTTTCGATCACGAAACAATGTGAATTTCAATACTGACTTTAATTTTCTACGATATGGATTGTTCAGTCAGATTTCGACCGAATGGAATACCCGGTTGTCAACTTCACTGGGCATTCGGGCTGATGCCAATACCTTTACAAAGTCGAGCACTCTTTGGGAAACTATTTCTCCCCGGATCGCACTCTCTTTTGACCTGGATCCCAATAACCAATGGACCGTTAATGCCTCGGCAGGACGGTATTATAAACTTCCTCCAGCCACGCTTTTAGGATATCAGAACGGCGGAAGTTTTGTAAATAAAAATGTAGAATATATCCGTAGTGATCACTATGTAGCAGGAGTTTCATACCAGCCGCGCCAATCAACACAGTTTTCATTAGAAGGGTTTTTAAAGCAATACAGTGACTATCCGGTTTCGGTAACAGATAGCGTATCACTTGCTAATTTGGGCACTAATTTTGATGTCTTTGGTAATGAAAATGTCCAAAGTATAGGCCGGGGGCGAGCCTATGGTTTTGAGTTTACCTATCAGCAGAAGCTGCAAGATAACTTCTATACAATATTAGCCTACACACTCTACTGGAGCAAGTTTTCCGGACTAAATAATAACCAATATCTCCCCTCTGTATGGGATAATCGTCATCTGCTAACATTTACCGGAGGCTATAAACTGAAACAGAATTGGGAAATTGGGACACGACTTCGGATTTCCGGCGGCTCGCCCTACGCTTCTATTAACCGTTCCGCAACAGAAAATCAATATCCTATCCTGGTATTTGACTATTCAACATTAGACTCTAACCGGCTTGATCCCTTTATATCACTCGACATTCGCGTGGATAAAAAATGGAATTTTAGAAAATGGGCCCTGAATGTTTACTTAGAGGTCACCAATATATTAGGAAGCGAAATTCCCACACCCCCTGAATACGGCCTAAAAAGAAATCAAAGCGGAGATCCTGTATCCCCCAATCAATTAGTCCAGATAATGGCTCCAGATAACAGCGCTGCCTTGCCAACTCTGGGTATTGTCATAGATATTTAATACTAAAGCTGTCTTTTATTTCTAAATATATATCTTATATATACACATGAAAGATCTCGAAAATTTAGAAAAAGAAATCTTAACTATCAGTGTGGTCAAAGCCAATCTTTATGGCTTGCTATTTATGCTGCCCGTTGCCTTTATATTTGGATATCCCTTTTACCTTTTACACGGGAGACTAAGCATTTCGGAATGGGGCACATCAAACATTATTATGTTCTTAACTGCTGTGGTAGTCGGCGTTATTGTTCATGAGTTACTTCATGGAATCACCTGGGCCCGATTTTCCAGTAAGGGATTCGAGTCAATAAAGTTTGGTGTGATGTGGAAGATGCTGACCCCCTACTGTCACTGTAAGGAACCGTTAACCGTACGCAGCTACCTTTGGGGGGCTGTTGTGCCCGCTATCGCTCTGGGATTTCTACCCGCACTGGCTGCCATCATCATTGGCAGTACAGGACTGCTTTATTTTGGGACTTTCTTTACTATTGCCGCCATCGGAGATTTTATGATCATTTACCTGCTTCGCAACGAAAATAAGGATGATTGGGTGCAAGACCACCCCTCAAAAGCAGGCTGCATTATTTATCGCGAAACCACGGTCGACTAATTTAAAAATAGAGAGCATCATGAAATTTCAGCTTATAACACTTTTCCTTCAATATTGCTTAAAAAGACGCTAAAAGCTTTCTTTTATTAACCAACTAGTTACTTAAATTAGGGACATAAAGACCCAAATATTTTGATCTAACCCCATTTATTAAGATCTTTGAGCGCTGTTTACTGAACACCAAAAGCAGCGTTTATATATGAATTTTCAATAACTTAATCTGAGTACCAATGGCCAAAGTAGAAGTAGAAATGCCCCAGATGGGCGAATCGGTAATGGAAGGCACCGTCATCGAGTGGACCAAAAATGTTGGCGACGAAGTAGAAGAAGATGAAACGCTACTTGAAATTGCCACCGATAAGGTGGATACCGAAGTACCCTCTCCACAAGCCGGAACGCTCGTAGAAACACTAGCAGGAGAAGGTGATACCATAGAAGTAGGGCAGGTCATTGCCGTCATCGAAACCGATGCTGACGCAGTTGACACTTCCGGCGGAGACAGCGGAGAATCAGAAACTGAAACACAGCAACAAGAAACCGAAGAGACTACTCAACAAGAACCGGTCCAGGCCCAGGAAACTGCTGATACACTTTCAGGAGATGACGATGAAGGTGAACGTATTGAAGTTCAGATGCCTCAGATGGGTGAATCTGTCATGGAAGGCACGGTCATTGAATGGACCAAGAACGTAGGCGACGAGGTTGAAGAAGATGAAACATTGCTTGAAATTTCGACGGACAAGGTAGATTCTGAAGTTCCGTCACCACAGGCTGGAACACTTGTAGAAATTCTTGCCGAAGAAGGAGAAACAATTGAGGTAGGCCAAACTATTGCCATCCTTACTACAGGAGAAGCCCCTTCCGGCAGTTCGACTTCTGCAAGCACTTCCCAAACTCAGACTAAAGATAAGGAAGAAACCACCACTTCAACTCCATCACAAGAAACACAATCGCAGCCGGCGACTGCTTCTGGCAGTACTAATGGCGCGCCCTCCGGTAGCACAGAACCACAACGTATCGGAAGCGACGGTCGCTTTTACTCTCCGCTGGTTCGCTCTATTGCCAGTGAGGAAGGAATTTCACAAGAAGAATTGGAAAGCATTGAGGGATCCGGACAGGGCGGACGCGTTTCGAAGGAAGATATTTTAGGTTACCTCGAAGATCGCAAAGCAGGTAAAACACAACCTGCTCAACCGGCGGCACAGCAATCCGACGAACTCAGCAAACCGACAACGAAAAAATCGTCTCCTGCCCAAAGCGAAGAGCGATCTATCTCGGCCGGTGAGCTTGATCTCGATCGTCCATCTCAAAATGTGGAGCGCATCAAGATGGATCGTATGCGTAAGACCATTGCCGAGCACATGATTCGGTCCAAGCAAACCTCGGCGCATGTCACCACATTCTCTGAAGTAGACGTCACCAAGTTGGTACGCTGGCGCGAAGAAAATAAAGACGAGTTTAAGGAAAGAGCCGGCGTAAAATTGACGTATACGCCACTGTTTCTCGAAAAAATCATACAGGCGATGCGCGAATTTCCGCTGATCAACAGCTCAGTGGACACTGATAATGATGAGATCATTCTGAAGCGCGACATCAACTTTGGACTGGCCGTTGCACTGGGAGAAGGCGGCAAAGGCGGACTGATCGTTCCAGTCATCAAACAGGCACAAAATAAAAACCTGGTGGGACTGGCCAATTCTGTTAACGATCTGGCTATCAAGGCACGCAATAAAAATCTAAATCCCGATGACTTAGTTGGCGGTACCATTACGCTAACAAACTATGGTAGCGTAGGCAACCTGATGGGTACGCCAATCATCAATCAGCCGCAAGTCGCTATTATGGGAACCGGCGTCATTGAAAAACGTCCGGTTGTCCGCGAAACCCCCGAGGGTGATGTAATCGCCATCCGCCACATGATGTATCTCTCTATGAGTTACGATCACCGCATTATTGACGGTGCACACGGCGGGGCCTTCCTCAACCGCGTAAAAGAACTGCTTGAAGACTTTGATCCCGACCGAGCGGTATAATAGGTGTAATAAATACGGATGAAGCGGATTTGCTAGATAATCACAGCGGAGAAGGTATGTTCAAATGCTTTTCTGCGGACAATCCGCACAATCCGTTAACTCTGTGTTCGATATATGGAAGCTATTGACAACATTGATGACATTCGAACCAAGGTTCGATCTTTAAAAAAACAGGAAAAGTCTGTTGCGTTTGTCCCTACCATGGGCGCCCTTCACGAAGGACATCTTTCACTTTTTCGCCTTGCCCAGCAACATGCCGATGAGGTGGTTGTTTCCATTTACGTAAATCCTGAGCAGTTTGGCCCCGATGAGGATTTTGATGAATACCCCCGTGAATTGGAAAATGATCTTGCCAAATGCGAAGAAGAAGGCATCGCAGCCGTATTTGCTCCCTCGGATACCCTTATGTATCCCGGTGAGCAGTTGTTGAGTATCCACATTGATGAACTTAACAAATACATGGACGGCGGATCACGTCCCGGCTTCTTCGAGGGAATTTTGCTTATCGTTAATAAGTTATTCAATATCATCGGACCGGATATCGCTGTCTTTGGCCAAAAGGATATTCAGCAGTTTCGCATTCTACAACAGATGGTTAAAGAGTTTAACCATGATATTGAACTTATAATGGGTCCTATACAACGGGCCAATGATGGACTGGCGCTAAGCAGCCGTAATGCATATCTGGATGACCAGCAACGCAAGCTGGCTCCCGGTCTTTATCGTTCTCTGCAATATGTAGCCAAGCAAATTAAGGAAGGAGCACAAAACGTAGAATTACTGCTTGACCATCAAAAAGATGAATTGCAAGCAAAAGGATTCAAAATTGATTATGTTAACTTGTTTTCGTTTGAGAAAGTAGCTCCCGTTACAGACCCGAAAGGCAACAATAAATATATTTTAGGCGGAGCCGTTTACCTAGGCGAAACACGTTTAATAGATAATATTATTATTGAAAAATAGCCGTACAACTATGAAGCTGACGATGTTCAAATCGAAATTGCACCAAATGAAGGTAACTGAAGCCAATCTTCATTATGAGGGAAGCATTACTATTGACCAGCAACTGCTTGATGAAGCGGAGATCCTTCCCTACGAAAAAGTGCAAATCGTAAATATCACCAACGGAGCCCGTCTTGAAACATACACGATTCCTGGAGAAGCAGGTTCGCGCGTCTGTTGCTTGAATGGAGCTGCCGCTCGCAAGACAGAAGTCGGGGATCGCATTATCATTATTTCATATGCGGAGATGTCGCCCGAGGATGCCGAAGCCCACAAACCTAAGGTGGTTATTGTAGATGAGAATAACGATCCCAAAACCATTGTTGACGAAACCACGCATGGCGATCAATATGACTTAAATAATGGCACACTGAGCAATCAAAAGCTGGACCAAGACGTTTAGCTTCCCATAAAGTTACCCCTCCTCTATCACCGAAGCCTCAAGGGAGTGTATTCTTGTTGATTTGTTATTTTTTAGTTACCCTTTCAATTATAATATAATCAACGATACTAGATAGGTACTTTTCCTAGAAAAATCCCGGGATAACAAAACTACAAAGTAACATTCCTCAGAGAGATTATACTCAAATATCAAGCGAATACATTATTTGATAGCACCTCTTAACCATGAAAATATTTAAGACTACGCTTCCGCTTACCCTCCTTTTCCTGCTCGTTTTTTACACCTTTGGCTGTAATATGGATCAACCAGAAAAGAACAGGGTTGATAACCATATTTTTGATAAAGCTGGAATTATCAGCACTTCAGATAAACCTAAGTTTGAATGGCTGCTTGACCTGATACAAAAAGAATCAGGTATCGATATAAAGTGCCTCTTCCTAAAGACAATAAGACATACTACGGTTGAAGAGGTAGCCGTAAACAAAATGGATGAATATGGGATAGGCGGCAAAGGGAAGAAGCAACGAGGAATTCTTTTCCTATTCGTATTAGATAAGCAAAAACTCAGAATAGAAGTAGGCTATGGACTTGAGGCATACTTGCCAGATATATTTGTTGGTTATCTAATTAGAAATCATGCTGATGCTTTTTTTGAGGCTTCTAACCCAAGCCTGGGGTTAAGACTCTTAATTCGTATTCTTCAACACAGGATCCGTGAAGCTGCCTTAAACAAAAAGTATGACCCGAGTATACTAGAAAATGGAGTAAAGTTACCACATTTATCAGGCGGCGCCGGGGCATCAAAAAAAGTCGGGACGGACGGTTCGGACCAACCATTTATGGATGATCAGTATGACAATGAAGATAAAAAACAATTTGTAGCTACTAACACAGTAAAAGGGACTTTCAATAATTACATTGCCTGGCTTTATGGTCGCAAGTTTGATCCAGATGTGGACCTTTTTACGAAAGACAGCATACCAGTTTTAAACAACCTCCCCATGACACCGGCTTATTTTGACTATATCCTCATGATGGTTGTGGGAAATCAACATAAAATCATCAAGCGTGAGGATTTAGCTATCCTCTATTTCACCGATGATCCGTTGGCTACACCATTATTCTTTAATAAAATAGATGGAAAATGGCGAATGAATATAGTAGCTGAAATAAGGAATAGTCAAAACCATGTCGGTGGGGTTTACTCATGGGCATTTAATACTGATAGCAAGGGTGAGTTTACGACTACATTTAACGATTTACTTGTCAACATAAGGGGTTATCACCGTTTTAAAGATGGCGACAACAGAGAACTTCCTGTACAAGTTGATATTCAAAAGAATTCCTAGCCTCCAAAAACAACAGGAATCTTTGAAATACTTCGACTATAGTATTTAGCCTTTAAAAAGTTAATTACAGTTCAAAAAAAGAGAAGATGAAGAAAAAAATACTTAGCGTTATTGGTGCTATTTGGGGAGCAGGAATTATCATTAACTGGTTTCTTTCCAATCCCTCTAATGGGAATACTGCATATGAATCCGGGCAAATCGGTGCCGTATTGATTGGAGCCTTTTTACTTATTTTCAGTATCTACTCCTATTTTAAAGAACCTAAAGATTCTTCTTAAACCAACAGAGATAAAAACAACCATTTTGCTAATCTCACTAAGCTATCCCAAGCATCCACGCTTGAGATAGCAGAGTGATATGTCCGGCAATATTTCTAGCTGTGCTCAGGAAGTAGCTCAAAGAACTTCGCCGAGGTGCGAATACCGCGGTAGAAATCCTTCAGCGCAAACTTTTCGTTGGGAGAATGAATGGCATCACTGTTGAGACCAAAACCCATCAAAATAGATTGGGCGCCTAGCACTTTCTGGAAGTCAGCCACAATCGGAATAGAACCACCTTCTCGGGTAAACAGCGGCTCTATGCCATAAACTTCTTCAA from Fodinibius salinus carries:
- the panD gene encoding aspartate 1-decarboxylase; translated protein: MKLTMFKSKLHQMKVTEANLHYEGSITIDQQLLDEAEILPYEKVQIVNITNGARLETYTIPGEAGSRVCCLNGAAARKTEVGDRIIIISYAEMSPEDAEAHKPKVVIVDENNDPKTIVDETTHGDQYDLNNGTLSNQKLDQDV
- a CDS encoding TonB-dependent receptor; this translates as MRKSFISAASIILWIAVIITQANAQQNASISGFVTDEKTGEPLPGATVQIASTTTGDATDKNGYYKISNISTGTYTVRVSFVGYQPQTKYNVVVKSGSNPDINFSLKPIVQELDNITISPDPYQKPAENPLSRKELSQVQITSYPGGNNDIAKVVQSLPGVSSSVGSFRNDIIIRGGGPSENVYYLDGIEIPVINHFATQGSAGGPVGLLNVSFFENVNLSTSSFPARYGNVLSGVLQFDQRNGNAQNIAANTRIGASEAALTVEGPLFKDDDETYSNTTFIASVRRSYLQLLFQLIDLPFLPDYWDYQYKLNHKISNTDEINITGVGSIDDFRINKPDNITAEQQATLDKIPIIKQNSTTHGISWKHRFENYDGFLETSLSTSIFNNDLRRYRDNENKQGLLQSTNSREWLSTLRSRYNHFIGKWKLAGGIETKRVSYSARTFRSRNNVNFNTDFNFLRYGLFSQISTEWNTRLSTSLGIRADANTFTKSSTLWETISPRIALSFDLDPNNQWTVNASAGRYYKLPPATLLGYQNGGSFVNKNVEYIRSDHYVAGVSYQPRQSTQFSLEGFLKQYSDYPVSVTDSVSLANLGTNFDVFGNENVQSIGRGRAYGFEFTYQQKLQDNFYTILAYTLYWSKFSGLNNNQYLPSVWDNRHLLTFTGGYKLKQNWEIGTRLRISGGSPYASINRSATENQYPILVFDYSTLDSNRLDPFISLDIRVDKKWNFRKWALNVYLEVTNILGSEIPTPPEYGLKRNQSGDPVSPNQLVQIMAPDNSAALPTLGIVIDI
- the panC gene encoding pantoate--beta-alanine ligase, translating into MEAIDNIDDIRTKVRSLKKQEKSVAFVPTMGALHEGHLSLFRLAQQHADEVVVSIYVNPEQFGPDEDFDEYPRELENDLAKCEEEGIAAVFAPSDTLMYPGEQLLSIHIDELNKYMDGGSRPGFFEGILLIVNKLFNIIGPDIAVFGQKDIQQFRILQQMVKEFNHDIELIMGPIQRANDGLALSSRNAYLDDQQRKLAPGLYRSLQYVAKQIKEGAQNVELLLDHQKDELQAKGFKIDYVNLFSFEKVAPVTDPKGNNKYILGGAVYLGETRLIDNIIIEK
- a CDS encoding DUF3267 domain-containing protein; this encodes MKDLENLEKEILTISVVKANLYGLLFMLPVAFIFGYPFYLLHGRLSISEWGTSNIIMFLTAVVVGVIVHELLHGITWARFSSKGFESIKFGVMWKMLTPYCHCKEPLTVRSYLWGAVVPAIALGFLPALAAIIIGSTGLLYFGTFFTIAAIGDFMIIYLLRNENKDDWVQDHPSKAGCIIYRETTVD
- a CDS encoding TPM domain-containing protein — protein: MDQPEKNRVDNHIFDKAGIISTSDKPKFEWLLDLIQKESGIDIKCLFLKTIRHTTVEEVAVNKMDEYGIGGKGKKQRGILFLFVLDKQKLRIEVGYGLEAYLPDIFVGYLIRNHADAFFEASNPSLGLRLLIRILQHRIREAALNKKYDPSILENGVKLPHLSGGAGASKKVGTDGSDQPFMDDQYDNEDKKQFVATNTVKGTFNNYIAWLYGRKFDPDVDLFTKDSIPVLNNLPMTPAYFDYILMMVVGNQHKIIKREDLAILYFTDDPLATPLFFNKIDGKWRMNIVAEIRNSQNHVGGVYSWAFNTDSKGEFTTTFNDLLVNIRGYHRFKDGDNRELPVQVDIQKNS
- the sucB gene encoding 2-oxoglutarate dehydrogenase, E2 component, dihydrolipoamide succinyltransferase — protein: MAKVEVEMPQMGESVMEGTVIEWTKNVGDEVEEDETLLEIATDKVDTEVPSPQAGTLVETLAGEGDTIEVGQVIAVIETDADAVDTSGGDSGESETETQQQETEETTQQEPVQAQETADTLSGDDDEGERIEVQMPQMGESVMEGTVIEWTKNVGDEVEEDETLLEISTDKVDSEVPSPQAGTLVEILAEEGETIEVGQTIAILTTGEAPSGSSTSASTSQTQTKDKEETTTSTPSQETQSQPATASGSTNGAPSGSTEPQRIGSDGRFYSPLVRSIASEEGISQEELESIEGSGQGGRVSKEDILGYLEDRKAGKTQPAQPAAQQSDELSKPTTKKSSPAQSEERSISAGELDLDRPSQNVERIKMDRMRKTIAEHMIRSKQTSAHVTTFSEVDVTKLVRWREENKDEFKERAGVKLTYTPLFLEKIIQAMREFPLINSSVDTDNDEIILKRDINFGLAVALGEGGKGGLIVPVIKQAQNKNLVGLANSVNDLAIKARNKNLNPDDLVGGTITLTNYGSVGNLMGTPIINQPQVAIMGTGVIEKRPVVRETPEGDVIAIRHMMYLSMSYDHRIIDGAHGGAFLNRVKELLEDFDPDRAV
- a CDS encoding helix-turn-helix transcriptional regulator, translating into MVTFNVPQLFDDSPHDSIQDDGVRIMAYHQNQEIERVNTRLNHNLIVFVSSGYKEVLGKKQQITIGQGEGFFLRKGRYLLSEKFGKQEQYRSYLFFFSDEVAHRFSRDHSKLISQQDSNNINLSKFKATTGLTTFLNSLSIYFEDSSWADSPDIANLKLRELFLLLANSDNGHSFKGLLSQLSTNPAQQLGDVMNLHYKENLSLEQFAFLAGYSLSTFKRRFKEEFGTTPGKWIKQKRLEEGKFLLHSSRKNVSQICFDVGFENLSHFIQSFKEYFGVTPKQFQLEQSNTEFES